CGCACTTCGACCTCAAAGACCACCTCGATCTGGCCGCCCTCGGCACCGTGGCCGACCTCGTGCCCCTGGAGCACGAAAACCGCCTCCTGGTGCGCAAAGGGCTAGAGCGTCTCCAACAAACGCGCAGCCCCGGCATCCGTGCGCTCATGGAAGTCTCCGGGCTGCAAGGCCCCATCAAAGCGCTCGATATCAGCTTCAAGCTGGGGCCTCGCTTGAACGCCTCGGGGCGACTCGACACGGCCAAGCTCTCGCTCGACCTCCTCCTCGAAGAAGCGCCCGCGAAGGCCAAGCAGATCGCGGAAGCGCTCGATCGGCAAAACCGCGAGCGCCAACGAGTCGAGGAGCGGATCCGCGAGGAAGCCCTCGCCCAGCTCAACGGCTTTGATCCCGAGCAGGAAGCCGCCATCGTCTTGGGCTCCCGCGGTTGGCATCCAGGCGTCATCGGGATTGTCGCCTCGCGCCTCATGCGCTTGCATCACCGTCCCACCATCGTGGTGGCCTTTGACGAAGAGGGAATCGGCAAAGGGAGCGGACGCAGCATCGAAGGGCTCTCCCTCGTGGAAGCCCTCGACGCCTGCCGCCCCCACCTCCTGAAAGGCGGGGGCCATGCCATGGCAGCGGGACTCTCGGTGGAAGAAACCAAATTCCCCGCCTTCCGCGCGGCCCTTTGCCAACACATGCAGGAAACCGCGACCGCCGAAATCCTGGAGAGCAAGCTGGAGATCGATGGGGTGGTGCAACTGCGGGAACTCAGCCTGGCCGGCCTCGACGCCTATGAACTCATGGAACCCTTTGGCAAGGAGAACGCCGAGCCGCTCCTGGCCGCCCGTGGGGTGACCTTTGATCGGGAACCGCGGGTCTTGAGCGAGAAGCACCTCAAGCTCGATCTCCGGCAGAACGGCGTGGTCCAATCGGCCATCTGGTTCCACGCCCCCTTGGAGGCCCTCCCGCGCCCGCCCTGGGACGTGGCCTTCACCCTCTCCCGCAATAGCTTTCGCGGTCGCGAGTCGCTCCAGCTCGTAGTCCGCCACCTCCGCAGCGCCCAGTGACGCCGAAAACGCCCCTCGACACCTTGGAGCTGCCTCGCGAATTCCAGCGCGCCCTCCAGCAAAACGGGCTCCTCACCGTGGGCCAGCTGCTCCGCCACTACCCCCGGCGTCACGAGGACCGTCGCTCCTTTGGCAGCTTCCCTCTCGGCGGAAGCGGGGGCCAAGCGCTCTGTCTCTACGGGGTGGTGACCGATGCGCAACGGCGCTTCCTGCGCGGCCGCGGGCGTTCCTTCTTCGAGGCCACGCTCACCTCCCCCGACAACGCGCTCACGCCCCCCCTCATCCTCCGCTGGTTCAATCTGCCCTTCATTCACAAACTCCTCGCGACCGGCCAGCACCTCGTCGTCTACGGCAAGGTCAAGGAAAGCGGCAAGCGCCTCGTCCTCGACCACCCTGACTACGAAATCGTGGAGCCCGACTCCCCTGATTCCTCGCTCCACATGCGTCGGATCGTGCCCATCTACCCGCTGAAAGAGGGCCTGAAACAACGCCCCCTCCGTGCCCTCCTCGCCCGCGTCCTGGAAAGCCTTCCCCTGGAAAGCTTGGCTGAACTCGTTCCCCCGGCGTTCCAAAAGGGCGACA
This portion of the Verrucomicrobiota bacterium genome encodes:
- the recJ gene encoding single-stranded-DNA-specific exonuclease RecJ, encoding MKWIFPNAAPPPLPSAGLPAGLPGFVEKLLARRAFTSAEELDTFLFPKLQGLRDPFLLPNLERAASRIHEAIDRQEKIVLYGDYDVDGVTSLALLTHLLRAYGVDPHPFLPHRMDEGYGISHEGLERCLDELHPDLLIAVDCGTSSLEEIRWLRQEGIDVIVIDHHQLCSAGPPPDCLLVNPQLGSEFHHFCSAGLAFKMAHGLLKQRPLAHFDLKDHLDLAALGTVADLVPLEHENRLLVRKGLERLQQTRSPGIRALMEVSGLQGPIKALDISFKLGPRLNASGRLDTAKLSLDLLLEEAPAKAKQIAEALDRQNRERQRVEERIREEALAQLNGFDPEQEAAIVLGSRGWHPGVIGIVASRLMRLHHRPTIVVAFDEEGIGKGSGRSIEGLSLVEALDACRPHLLKGGGHAMAAGLSVEETKFPAFRAALCQHMQETATAEILESKLEIDGVVQLRELSLAGLDAYELMEPFGKENAEPLLAARGVTFDREPRVLSEKHLKLDLRQNGVVQSAIWFHAPLEALPRPPWDVAFTLSRNSFRGRESLQLVVRHLRSAQ